The following coding sequences are from one Mycobacterium bourgelatii window:
- a CDS encoding nitroreductase: protein MYDLDKTIRERRSSRMFLPDPVPRHLLEEALDLAVCAPSNSNVQPWRVVFVSGAARDRLVAALLSKARSEPPKVPELPAAFAHLRRELGAQVYGSMGIAREDSEARRIAVLRNWEFFRAPVGAVVSMHEDFGLVDAMGVGMFLQTLVLALTARGLGTCVQVSIAGYPEIIREQLGIAAEMNILCGLAIGYPDPTFSANSLRIGRDPIDKHAMFLDE from the coding sequence ATGTACGACCTCGACAAGACGATCCGCGAGCGGCGCTCGTCGCGCATGTTCCTGCCGGACCCGGTACCGCGGCATCTGCTCGAGGAGGCGCTGGATCTTGCCGTGTGCGCGCCGTCGAACTCCAACGTCCAGCCGTGGCGCGTGGTGTTCGTCTCGGGCGCAGCGCGCGACCGGCTCGTTGCGGCCCTGCTGAGCAAGGCCCGCTCCGAGCCGCCGAAGGTCCCCGAACTGCCGGCCGCTTTCGCGCACCTGCGACGCGAGCTGGGTGCCCAGGTGTACGGCTCCATGGGGATCGCGCGGGAAGACTCTGAGGCCCGCCGTATCGCGGTGCTACGCAATTGGGAATTCTTCCGCGCACCGGTCGGCGCCGTAGTCTCCATGCACGAAGACTTCGGCCTGGTCGACGCCATGGGCGTCGGAATGTTCTTGCAGACGCTGGTGTTGGCGTTGACGGCCCGCGGCCTGGGGACCTGCGTTCAGGTGTCGATCGCCGGTTATCCCGAGATCATCCGGGAGCAACTGGGGATTGCCGCCGAGATGAACATCTTGTGTGGTCTGGCGATCGGCTACCCGGACCCGACGTTTTCCGCCAACAGTTTGCGCATCGGTCGCGACCCGATCGACAAGCACGCAATGTTTCTCGACGAGTAA